CGGCTTATTGATTGTTTGAGAAACGGGCTTCCGATGGATATCGACGTGTATGATGCTGCTTCTTGGAGCGTGATTATCCCGTTAAGTGAAAAATCGGTATCGAATCGTTCAAAACCCGTTGAAATTCCTGATTTTACACGAGGAGCCTGGAGAACAAATCAACCTGTAGATATCTCCATATCGGAAGGGAACACAACAACGATAAGGCGCTCTTAAGTAGAGTGTCGATATAATATCCCGGGTAGTAATCCAGAAAACTGTGTTTTTTATATAACTTCACGACCATAGTTTTTTAATTATGTGCTTTTTCGCTAACAATCACACTAATAAGTGAAGTCCTGGGCTGATTTCTAAATTATGAAAATCGAGACTAAGCTTGACAAGTTTTTAACAAATTAACTAACTTGTAATCTCAAATCTTGATTTTTATGACTTTAAAAGCATCATCAGACATCAGACGCAAACTACGTGTTCTTACTTATGAATATGGAGTCTATCGACCTTCCCAAAACAGCATAATGAACTCCTATTCTGACGAATTTAACGCTCCCTCCAGACTTGCTATCTACAAAAGAATTATGGAGCTGTCAGGAGAAGGTTACAGCTACGGCAAATTTATAGAGTCTGATGCAATTAACAGGAGTGCAGGTACCCGAAGTGAACCTTAGGCGCCTCCGGTTGTAGTTAGACGGTAAAAGGGCGAAATTCATCCTTCATCATCCGCTTCCATTTGAAATATCCAAAAATGGAAATAACGGCATAGATGGCAAACAATCCGCTGGTGTAGTGTAGGTCTTTCCAGAAGTAAAGGCCGCAGGAAATACTGTTCACCACAAACCACAATCCCCACTGTTCGATGTATTTGAAAGCCAACATCCACATGGCAATTATGCTCAGGGCTGTAGTGAATGCATCTCCATACGGTACCGGGCTGTCTGTGTAGTTGACCAGGATAAAGGCTATAAGTGCAAAAATAGCAATACCCGCCAACGTTAACGGTACAATGAAACGGGTGGGAGTATGGGAGATCTTCCCGTTTTTCGCTGAATTCTTCTTCTTCTTCTTTGTCCAGACCATCCATCCCCAGATACTTGCAAAGAAATAGTAGATGTTTATGCCCATGTCGGCATAAAACTTGGATTGGTAGAAGATGACAATATACACCACCGGCATAATAACGCCGAAGAGCCACAACCAGCGGTTGGCTTTGTATTCGAGATAGAGGTAGATAAGCCCGATAACGGCTCCAATAATTTCAAGGGTCTGCATATGAATTGCGGGTTATATTTTGCGGGCCGGGCCGGGTGAGCCGCAGCCCGCAAAAACTTCTTTTCAGGCGAACAGGGTTTAGAAACTAACCGTTAGCCGTGCCATATAATTCCGGGTAGCTTGCGGATAGTAGCCAATCCAGTTTACGCTGCTACCATCCTCTTCAAATACTTCGGTAGAAGCCCACCCGTTGGCAATGTATTCTTTATTGAACAGGTTGTTCACGAAGAGCTGCAGTGCTATACTGCCCAACGGTGTTTTCTTGAATGTGTATCCGGCCGAGAAGTTGCTTACAAAATAGCCGTCAATCGATTTTGCATTGTCCGATGTGTTGTCGAGATACTGTTTGCTCACATATTTCCCCAACAAATTGAAATAGAGCGCCGGAAGAGGCTGATAGGTCAGGCTAGCCATACCCACCAGGTTGGGAGAATAGGAAATGTGGGTTGTCCCCAACTCTTTACGGGTCTGTTTGCGTACCTGCTTGCCGTTTTTTTCTATATAAACTTCGTTCCAGTCATTGCTGTTGTCGTACAGATCGAAATAGGCCGTGTAATTGTTGATTTTGTTCCGGCTCAATGTGGCGTTGGCATCAAAACGAAATTTGTCGTTTGCCAACGGTACCGATGCTTCCAGTTCCACACCTGTCCGGTAACTGTCTTTCACGTTCTCCATCAACTTGTATCCCACGTCGTTGAGCTTTCCGGTTTGCACCATCTGGTTTTTGTAATCCATGTAGTAAATGTTTGCACCCAGGCTCACACCGTTTTCGTGGGAGAAACGATATCCCAACTCATAGTCGATCATTTTTTCGGGACGGATCCGCTCTTCTCCTCCGCCTCCCTTGATGCTTTCCTTCAAGTCAGTCCGAAGCGGTTCGCGCTGCCCAACAGCCACCGAGGCATACAGGTTGTTGCGGTTATCTATCCGGTAGGAGGCTCCGGCTTTGGGATTAAAGAAGGAGTATTTGAAGTGGCTGGTGATATCCGCCAGGTCGTCATCAATTCCTGAAAAATCATAATCGATATGCCTGTACTGGAGATCGCCGAAGAGCGAAACTTTTTCGTTGAGCCGGTATTCCGCTTTCGTGAAGAAGTTGAATTCACCCTTCTTCCCTACATTTCGGTACCATTCGTAATCTTCGGGGATGTTTTGATTGAATTTTATCCAGGGCAGTTTGCCGTAGTGGTCGCCGTCGTAGAAACTGTACATCCCGCCGAAAGACCAGTCGAGCGCATTTTTGGTGTATAAGAATGCCAGGTTTGCCACGTAAAAATCGTTGCGCATCAGTTTCTGGCGGATTAACGGTGAGCGCGAATAGGTTACTCCGTTTACCGTTTGATCAGGCAACCCGTATTTCGAAAACTTATCGCCCCGCTTGAATCCGCCATATGGATCGGAACGATAATTCTCGTAATAACCAAAACCGTTGTTGTAACTCAGGTTGGCGTTGAGGGATAGATGGGAGTTGAGGTCGCGCGTAAACAGAAGCTGTACGATGTGTGAAAAGTAGTTGTCGGTTTCGTTATCGTAATAATGCACGTTATCGGCTTCGTCGATGTATTTTCCCGCGGGGTTGTATCTTCTTCCCTCTTTTTCCAGGTCTTCGGGGGAGATTCCTTCCCAGGTGATGCCTGTCTTCTGCCTACCATTGATGTAACTCAACCGGAGCAATTGATTGTCCGTATAATGGGAAAGGGCAGCATACAGGTTGCTGTGATCTACAAATCCGTTGCGGATATATCCGTCACCCGTGTTTCGTGAATAACGTGCATCCAGCGACAGGCCGTTCTTTAGAATCCCGCTTCCAGCAGCGATAGTGGACGAAAACGTGTGATAACTGCCTGCTGATGTGGATGCTTCGCCATATGCCGTTGACCGTGCGCCTGCCGTTTTCATGGAGATGCTGGCGCCGAAAGCGGCAGCACCGTTTGTTGAGGTTCCTACGCCGCGCTGTACTTGAATACTTTGCAGGGACGATGATAAATCGGGTAGATTTACCCAGTAAACTTCCTGACTCTCAGGATTGTTTAACGGCATGCCGTTTAGCGTAACATTGATGCGGGTGGCATCCGTTCCGCGTATGCGCATGGAGGTGTTTCCCACGCCCGATCCGTCTTCGCTGAAAAACACCAGCGATGGAATGCCCTGCAGGATTGCCGGGATATTTCGGGCTGCGTTTTCTTTTCTGATTTCAGTCTGGGAAACATTGCTGTACGCCATCGGCGTGTTCTTTCCCGCCCGGGTGGAAGAGACCACCACTTCTTCGAGATGTATGTTCTTTAAACTGTCGGTTTGTTCGTCTGCCTGAGCAAACAAGGAAAGGTTGAGGGCCAGAAGCCCTGCAAGAATAACTGCCTTTTTCATTTACAAGTAGTTTTTATGACACAAGAAACAAGTGTTTTTTTGCGTCGGATGAGTAAAATAAAAAAGGGGATTTTTGAAAGATTTACCTAAAAACAAAATCACCAAGCTACAATGTTATTCAATTGTACGGCTAATAACGCGGAGCGTATACCTGTTGAATATCCATTGATTTTTTTGTGATCTTTTTTTGTTTCCCTCCGCCGGCATTATCCGGATCAGGTATTTGGGTATGATCTCAGCCCGTTGTTATGTGGCACCCCTGTATTTGACAAAACAAAGCTACTTCATTTTTGTTCACCAAACAATAAAAACCGCAATTTTTAACGTTCCAGCAATAAAAAATCTGTTACGTGTGACTTTGATAGCTGTTTTATTTGTAATTTCGTTCCTTCATTGCAACGTTCAATTACGGTATGTTTTAAATGAAAATATGAGCGAAGAAGATAAACTTGCGGCAGAAGATCGGATGATCGAGGATGAGTTTCAGGCACTTATTAACGATTATTTAAATTCGAACCACCGGCGTAAAGTGGAAGTCATTACCAAAGCCTTTAATATGGCGAAGGAAGCCCACAAAGGAGCACGCCGTCGTTCGGGAGAGCCGTACATTATGCATCCGCTGGCCGTTGCAAGAATTATTTCCCGCGAAATGGGACTGGGCTCAACCTCCATATCGGCTGCATTGCTGCACGATGTGGTGGAAGACACCGACTATACGGTTGAGGACCTTGAAGTAATGTTCGGCGATAAGATT
This portion of the Petrimonas sulfuriphila genome encodes:
- a CDS encoding nicotinamide mononucleotide transporter → MQTLEIIGAVIGLIYLYLEYKANRWLWLFGVIMPVVYIVIFYQSKFYADMGINIYYFFASIWGWMVWTKKKKKNSAKNGKISHTPTRFIVPLTLAGIAIFALIAFILVNYTDSPVPYGDAFTTALSIIAMWMLAFKYIEQWGLWFVVNSISCGLYFWKDLHYTSGLFAIYAVISIFGYFKWKRMMKDEFRPFTV
- a CDS encoding TonB-dependent receptor — encoded protein: MKKAVILAGLLALNLSLFAQADEQTDSLKNIHLEEVVVSSTRAGKNTPMAYSNVSQTEIRKENAARNIPAILQGIPSLVFFSEDGSGVGNTSMRIRGTDATRINVTLNGMPLNNPESQEVYWVNLPDLSSSLQSIQVQRGVGTSTNGAAAFGASISMKTAGARSTAYGEASTSAGSYHTFSSTIAAGSGILKNGLSLDARYSRNTGDGYIRNGFVDHSNLYAALSHYTDNQLLRLSYINGRQKTGITWEGISPEDLEKEGRRYNPAGKYIDEADNVHYYDNETDNYFSHIVQLLFTRDLNSHLSLNANLSYNNGFGYYENYRSDPYGGFKRGDKFSKYGLPDQTVNGVTYSRSPLIRQKLMRNDFYVANLAFLYTKNALDWSFGGMYSFYDGDHYGKLPWIKFNQNIPEDYEWYRNVGKKGEFNFFTKAEYRLNEKVSLFGDLQYRHIDYDFSGIDDDLADITSHFKYSFFNPKAGASYRIDNRNNLYASVAVGQREPLRTDLKESIKGGGGEERIRPEKMIDYELGYRFSHENGVSLGANIYYMDYKNQMVQTGKLNDVGYKLMENVKDSYRTGVELEASVPLANDKFRFDANATLSRNKINNYTAYFDLYDNSNDWNEVYIEKNGKQVRKQTRKELGTTHISYSPNLVGMASLTYQPLPALYFNLLGKYVSKQYLDNTSDNAKSIDGYFVSNFSAGYTFKKTPLGSIALQLFVNNLFNKEYIANGWASTEVFEEDGSSVNWIGYYPQATRNYMARLTVSF